In Kogia breviceps isolate mKogBre1 chromosome 19, mKogBre1 haplotype 1, whole genome shotgun sequence, a single genomic region encodes these proteins:
- the SLC35G6 gene encoding solute carrier family 35 member G6 isoform X2 — protein sequence MAYQASHLPSLELLICRCLFHLPIALLLKLRGDPLLGPPNVRGRACLHALFNVLSIGCAYSAVQVVPAGNAATVRKGSSTVCSALLALCLESQRLSGYDWCGLLGSTLGLIIIVGPGLGTLQEGTTGLYTALGYVLAFLGGLALSLGLLVYRSLDFPSCLLTVAFLFGLVGLVGSVPALFLLQTPVLPNDPLSWSCVGAVGILALFSFVCVSYAVTKAHPAVVCAVLHSEVVVALMLQYYVLSETVAPSDIMGAGVVLGSIAIITAQNLSCEREGQVE from the coding sequence ATGGCTTACCAGGCTTCCCACTTACCCTCGCTGGAGCTGCTCATCTGTCGATGCCTCTTCCACCTCCCTATTGCCCTGCTGCTTAAACTGCGTGGTGACCCCCTCTTGGGACCTCCCAATGTCCGGGGCCGGGCCTGCCTCCACGCCCTGTTCAACGTTCTCAGCATCGGATGCGCCTACAGTGCGGTTCAGGTGGTGCCCGCTGGCAACGCTGCCACCGTCCGCAAAGGTTCTTCCACCGTCTGCTCTGCTCTCCTCGCCCTCTGCCTCGAGAGCCAGCGTCTCAGCGGCTATGACTGGTGTGGCTTGTTGGGCAGCACCCTGGGACTCATCATCATTGTGGGACCTGGACTAGGGACACTGCAGGAGGGGACCACAGGCCTCTACACTGCCCTGGGCTATGTGCTTGCTTTCCTGGGTGGCCTGGCTCTGTCGCTGGGCCTCCTGGTGTACCGCTCCCTGGACTTCCCCTCCTGTCTACTGACAGTGGCCTTCCTGTTTGGCTTGGTGGGGCTGGTGGGCTCCGTGCCAGCCCTCTTTCTGCTGCAGACCCCCGTGTTGCCTAACGATCCTCTGAGTTGGAGCTGTGTTGGGGCAGTGGGAATCCTCGCCCTGTTCTCCTTCGTGTGTGTGAGTTATGCGGTCACCAAGGCCCACCCTGCCGTGGTGTGCGCCGTCCTGCACTCTGAGGTGGTGGTGGCTCTGATGCTGCAGTATTATGTGCTCTCTGAGACCGTGGCACCTTCTGACAtcatgggggcaggggtggtgctGGGCAGCATTGCCATCATCACTGCCCAGAACCTCAGCTGTGAGAGGGAAGGGCAGGTGGAGTGA
- the SLC35G6 gene encoding solute carrier family 35 member G6 isoform X1, whose amino-acid sequence MAGCHPYFNLPDFTEPSPPSTPSSLPLHQRCRPSDVTKGLLVALLGGGLPAGFVGPFSRMAYQASHLPSLELLICRCLFHLPIALLLKLRGDPLLGPPNVRGRACLHALFNVLSIGCAYSAVQVVPAGNAATVRKGSSTVCSALLALCLESQRLSGYDWCGLLGSTLGLIIIVGPGLGTLQEGTTGLYTALGYVLAFLGGLALSLGLLVYRSLDFPSCLLTVAFLFGLVGLVGSVPALFLLQTPVLPNDPLSWSCVGAVGILALFSFVCVSYAVTKAHPAVVCAVLHSEVVVALMLQYYVLSETVAPSDIMGAGVVLGSIAIITAQNLSCEREGQVE is encoded by the exons ATG GCTGGCTGTCACCCCTACTTCAACCTGCCCGACTTCACCGAGCCATCACCGCCCTCCACTCCGTCCAGCCTCCCCTTGCACCAGCGCTGCCGGCCCTCTGATGTCACCAAGGGCCTGCTCGTGGCCCTGCTGGGTGGGGGCCTGCCCGCTGGCTTCGTGGGCCCCTTCTCCCGTATGGCTTACCAGGCTTCCCACTTACCCTCGCTGGAGCTGCTCATCTGTCGATGCCTCTTCCACCTCCCTATTGCCCTGCTGCTTAAACTGCGTGGTGACCCCCTCTTGGGACCTCCCAATGTCCGGGGCCGGGCCTGCCTCCACGCCCTGTTCAACGTTCTCAGCATCGGATGCGCCTACAGTGCGGTTCAGGTGGTGCCCGCTGGCAACGCTGCCACCGTCCGCAAAGGTTCTTCCACCGTCTGCTCTGCTCTCCTCGCCCTCTGCCTCGAGAGCCAGCGTCTCAGCGGCTATGACTGGTGTGGCTTGTTGGGCAGCACCCTGGGACTCATCATCATTGTGGGACCTGGACTAGGGACACTGCAGGAGGGGACCACAGGCCTCTACACTGCCCTGGGCTATGTGCTTGCTTTCCTGGGTGGCCTGGCTCTGTCGCTGGGCCTCCTGGTGTACCGCTCCCTGGACTTCCCCTCCTGTCTACTGACAGTGGCCTTCCTGTTTGGCTTGGTGGGGCTGGTGGGCTCCGTGCCAGCCCTCTTTCTGCTGCAGACCCCCGTGTTGCCTAACGATCCTCTGAGTTGGAGCTGTGTTGGGGCAGTGGGAATCCTCGCCCTGTTCTCCTTCGTGTGTGTGAGTTATGCGGTCACCAAGGCCCACCCTGCCGTGGTGTGCGCCGTCCTGCACTCTGAGGTGGTGGTGGCTCTGATGCTGCAGTATTATGTGCTCTCTGAGACCGTGGCACCTTCTGACAtcatgggggcaggggtggtgctGGGCAGCATTGCCATCATCACTGCCCAGAACCTCAGCTGTGAGAGGGAAGGGCAGGTGGAGTGA
- the ZBTB4 gene encoding zinc finger and BTB domain-containing protein 4, translating to MPPPAEVTDPSHAPAVLRQLNEQRLRGLFCDVTLIAGDTKFPAHRSVLAASSPFFREALLASAPLPLPPITGGSAPNPASTTASSSSSSSSSSSSPPPPSPPASSPPRVLELPGVPAAAFSDVLNFIYSARLALPGGGGDGAAVAEIGALGRRLGISRLQGLGEGGDAWVPPAPAPMATSQPEEDNFGPGPRPAGEWEGDRAEAQAPDSQPPLPRRPLPCPRCGKSFIHPKRLQTHEAQCRRGASTRGSAGLGAGGSGPSGPSGVDASALPPPVGFRGGPEHVVKVVGGHVLYVCAACERSYVTLSSLKRHSNVHSWRRKYPCRYCEKVFALAEYRTKHEVWHTGERRYQCIFCWETFVTYYNLKTHQRAFHGISPGLLASEKTPNGGYKPKLNTLKLYRLLPMRAAKRPYKTYSQGAPEAPLSPSLNTPAPVAMPASPPPGPPPAPEPGPPPSVITFAHPAPSVIVHGGSSGGGAGSGPASTGGAQAASVITYTAPPRPPKKREYPPPPPVPAAAPASPAPAGSPATATEEAKGRNPRAARTLTYTAKPAGGLGGGGGPPAGPGRGPSQLQAPPPLCQITVRIGEEAIVKRRISETDLRPGELSGEEMEESEEEEEEDEEDEEEEEEDEEESKAGGEDQLWRPYYSYKPKRKAGAAGPGSSGGGGMPRGRRPPRWRQKLERRSWEETPAAEGPAGRARGERRHRCGDCAQTFATLRKLRKHQEAHGGASHNSRAGRKPSTRFACPHCAKVCKTAAALSRHGQRHAAERPGGTPTPVIAYSKGCAGTRAGDVKEEAPQEMQVSSSSGEAGGGSAAAEEASKTASLQDPVISGGEEPSVVAGGGTYAYPPVQEFPLALIGSGRESGSGRGKAGSEGPVGAGRGDRMEGMGAAKVTFYPEPYPLVYGPQLLAAYPYNFSNLAALPVALNMVLPDEKGGGALPFLPGVFGYAVNPQAAPPSPPTPPPPTLPPPVPPKGEGERAGVERTQKGDVG from the exons ATGCCCCCCCCAGCAGAAGTGACAGACCCGTCCCATGCCCCCGCCGTCCTGCGCCAGCTCAATGAGCAGCGGCTCCGTGGCCTCTTCTGTGATGTCACCCTCATAGCCGGAGACACCAAgttccctgctcaccgcagcgtCCTGGCTGCTTCTAGTCCCTTCTTCAGAGAGGCCCTGCTCGCTTCAGCCCCACTGCCCCTCCCACCAATTACTGGGGGCTCTGCCCCCAACCCTGCCTCCACCacagcttcctcctcctcctcctcctcctcttcctcctcctctccccctccaccctcacctcccgCTTCATCCCCACCCCGGGTCCTGGAGCTGCCAGGGGTCCCAGCGGCCGCCTTCTCTGATGTCCTCAATTTCATCTACAGTGCCCGTCTGGCACTGCCTGGTGGTGGAGGGGACGGGGCAGCCGTGGCGGAGATCGGCGCTCTGGGGCGGCGTCTGGGCATCTCCCGcctgcagggcctgggggagggaggcgaTGCCTGGGTACCTCCTGCGCCAGCCCCCATGGCCACCTCGCAGCCTGAAGAAGACAACTTCGGGCCTGGGCCGAGGCCAGCCGGGGAGTGGGAGGGTGACAGGGCTGAGGCCCAGGCCCCTGACTCACAGCCCCCCCTGCCCCGgcggcccctcccctgcccccgatGCGGGAAAAGCTTCATCCATCCCAAGCGGCTGCAGACCCATGAGGCACAGTGTCGTAGGGGGGCCAGCACTCGGGGGTCTGCAGGGCTGGGAGCCGGGGGCTCTGGCCCCAGTGGCCCTTCAGGAGTGGACGcctcagccctgcccccaccagTGGGCTTCCGAGGTGGTCCCGAGCACGTGGTGAAGGTGGTGGGCGGCCACGTGCTGTACGTGTGCGCGGCCTGTGAGCGTTCCTACGTGACCCTGTCCAGCCTGAAGCGGCACAGCAACGTACACTCGTGGCGGAGGAAGTACCCCTGCCGCTACTGCGAGAAGGTGTTCGCCCTGGCCGAGTACCGTACCAAGCACGAGGTGTGGCACACCGGGGAGCGCAG GTACCAGTGCATCTTCTGCTGGGAGACCTTTGTCACCTACTATAACCTGAAGACCCACCAGCGAGCCTTCCATGGCATTAGCCCGGGCCTCCTAGCCAGTGAGAAGACGCCCAATGGAGGCTATAAGCCCAAGCTCAACACCCTCAAGCTGTACCGCCTGCTCCCCATGCGGGCGGCCAAGCGGCCCTACAAGACCTACAGCCAGGGAGCCCCCGAGGCCCCCCTTTCTCCGAGCCTCAACACTCCGGCCCCTGTGGCGATGCCGGCCAGCCCGCCACCCggacccccacctgccccagagcCCGGCCCCCCGCCGTCTGTCATCACTTTTGCCCACCCGGCTCCCTCTGTCATTGTACATGGGGGTAGCAGCGGTGGGGGAGCAGGGAGTGGGCCGGCCAGCACAGGGGGGGCCCAAGCCGCCTCAGTCATCACTTACACTGCTCCGCCACGGCCCCCCAAAAAACGTGAGTACCCGCCGCCTCCCCCCGTGCCTGCAGCTGCCCCAGCCAGCCCGGCCCCAGCCGGCAGCCCAGCCACAGCCACGGAGGAGGCCAAGGGCCGGAACCCACGGGCCGCAAGGACTCTGACCTACACGGCCAAGCCAGCTGGTGGgcttggcgggggcgggggtcccCCTGCAGGGCCTGGCCGGGGTCCCTCTCAGCTGCAGGCTCCACCTCCACTGTGTCAGATCACTGTACGGATCGGTGAGGAGGCTATTGTCAAGCGCCGCATCTCAGAAACTGACCTGCGTCCTGGGGAGCTGAGCggagaggagatggaggagagcgaggaggaggaggaagaggacgaggaggacgaggaggaggaagaggaggacgaggaggaatCGAAGGCTGGCGGGGAGGACCAGCTCTGGAGGCCCTACTACTCGTACAAGCCCAAGCGCAAGGCTGGAGCCGCAGGCCCgggcagcagcggcggcggcgggatgCCCAGAGGCCGCCGGCCGCCTCGCTGGAGACAGAAGCTGGAACGGAGGAGCTGGGAGGAGACCCCGGCGGCCGAGGGCCCCGCAGGGCGTGCCCGTGGCGAGCGGAGGCACCGCTGCGGGGACTGTGCCCAGACATTTGCCACCCTGAGGAAGCTGCGCAAGCACCAGGAGGCCCACGGCGGGGCCTCGCACAACTCCCGGGCCGGACGGAAGCCTTCCACCCGCTTCGCCTGCCCTCACTGCGCCAAGGTGTGCAAGACGGCAGCCGCCCTGAGCCGCCACGGGCAGAGGCATGCTGCCGAGCGGCCCGGGGGTACCCCCACGCCTGTCATTGCCTACTCCAAGGGCTGCGCTGGCACCCGAGCCGGGGACGTCAAGGAGGAGGCTCCCCAAGAGATGCAAGTCTCCTCATCCAGCGGGGAGGCGGGCGGCGGGAGCGCTGCTGCTGAGGAAGCTTCCAAAACCGCCTCGCTCCAGGACCCTGTCATCTCAGGGGGGGAGGAGCCCTCAGTGGTGGCAGGAGGGGGTACCTATGCATACCCACCCGTGCAGGAATTTCCACTGGCTCTAATCGGGAGCGGCCGGGAATCTGGCAGTGGCAGGGGAAAAGCTGGGAGTGAGGGCCCAGTGGGGGCTGGGCGGGGGGACCGGATGGAGGGGATGGGGGCTGCCAAAGTCACCTTCTACCCTGAGCCCTACCCACTCGTCTATGGGCCCCAGCTTCTTGCCGCCTACCCTTACAACTTCAGCAACTTGGCCGCTCTCCCAGTTGCTCTTAACATGGTCCTACCTGATGAGAAGGGTGGGGGGGCCCTTCCCTTCCTACCAGGGGTCTTTGGCTACGCAGTCAATCCTCAAGCAGCACCCCCTAGCCCCCCAACTCCACCGCCCCCAACTCTCCCTCCACCAGTCCCCCCTaagggagaaggggaaagggcGGGGGTTGAAAGAACCCAGAAGGGAGATGTGGGGTGA